A stretch of the Salvelinus sp. IW2-2015 unplaced genomic scaffold, ASM291031v2 Un_scaffold3238, whole genome shotgun sequence genome encodes the following:
- the LOC111970868 gene encoding grancalcin → MAYPGYGGYGGPMQGMQLQGMPMQGGPMGGPPQAGYPQNGGGYPGTFAAPPQQPVNDPMWGYFTTIAGQDGEIDAEELQSCLTQTGISGTYTPFSLETCRIMIAMLDRDMTGKLGFNEFKELFAALSGWKQNFMMFDQDRSGTVEPHEMTQSISAMGYRISPQALNAVIKRYSKAGRIYFDDYVACAVKLRALTESFRRRDQMQQGAVNFQYDDFILCTMAI, encoded by the exons ATGGCGTATCCAGGATATGGCGGG TATGGAGGACCAATGCAAGGCATGCAACTCCAGGGTATGCCCATGCAGGGTGGACCCATGGGAGGCCCACCCCAGGCAGGCTACCCCCAGAATGGTGGAGGCTACCCTGGGACCTTTGCTGCTCCTCCTCAGCAGCCTGTTAATGACCCCATGTGGGGGTACTTTACTACCATAGCAGGACAG GATGGTGAGATTGATGCAGAGGAGCTTCAAAGTTGTCTTACACAGACTGGTATCAGTGGCACCTATACTC CCTTCAGTTTGGAGACATGTAGAATCATGATCGCAATGCTggat AGAGACATGACCGGAAAGCTGGGCTTCAATGAGTTCAAGGAGCTTTTTGCTGCCTTGAGTGGCTGGAAGCAGAACTTCATGATGTTCGACCAGGACCGGAGTGGCACGGTGGAACCCCATGAGATGACCCAGTCCATCTCCGCTATGG GCTACAGGATCAGCCCGCAAGCTCTGAACGCTGTTATCAAACGCTACAGCAAGGCTGGCCGGATCTACTTTGACGACTATGTGGCATGTGCTGTGAAGCTTCGCGCCCTCACAG AGAGCTTCAGGAGGAGAGACCAGATGCAGCAGGGGGCTGTCAACTTCCAATACGATGAC TTTATCCTGTGTACAATGGCCATCTGA